A stretch of the Rhinoderma darwinii isolate aRhiDar2 chromosome 3, aRhiDar2.hap1, whole genome shotgun sequence genome encodes the following:
- the WASHC3 gene encoding WASH complex subunit 3 has protein sequence MDEDGLPIVGSGIDLTKVPAIQQKRTVAFLNQFVVHTVQFLNRFSTVCEEKLSALSLRIQQIETTLNILDAKLSSIPGLEDVKVETHLSNNIANGHLQPQPVPEPTTKPTIAAPQPEVIQRNSINDALPKEEVQAENIPTVAKDPRYARYLKMVQVGVPVMAIRNKMISEGLNPDLLETPNAPVPDGDFAPADSSDSESSFSD, from the exons ATGGATGAGGATGGGCTGCCTATAGTTGGATCTGGCATAGACCTCACTAAG GTCCCTGCCATCCAACAAAAGAGAACGGTAGCTTTCCTCAACCAGTTTGTGGTGCACACCGTTCAGTTTCTGAATCGCTTCTCGACAGTTTGTGAAGAG aAACTATCAGCCCTTTCACTTCGTATTCAACAGATTGAAACGACACTCAATATTCTAGATGCTAAG CTGTCTTCCATTCCCGGCTTAGAAGATGTTAAAGTTGAAACACATTTGTCCAACAACATTGCTAATGGCCATTTGCAGCCCCAGCCTGTCCCAGAACCTACTACAAAACCTACTATAGCTGCACCACAGCCAGAA GTAATTCAGCGGAATTCCATAAATGATGCCTTACCAAAGGAAGAAGTACAGGCTGAAAATATTCCCACTGTGGCAAAAGATCCAAGATATGCTAGATACTTAAAGATGGTCCAAGTG GGGGTCCCTGTGATGGCTATCAGAAATAAAATGATATCTGAAGGACTAAACCCTGATCTTTTAGA GACACCGAATGCCCCGGTCCCCGATGGAGACTTTGCACCTGCAGACAGCTCTGACAGTGAATCCTCATTCAGTGATTGA